A single Paraburkholderia sp. FT54 DNA region contains:
- a CDS encoding AI-2E family transporter, which produces MAKRNQARDDGQVQDLRPRPVRLTSDMSLPNLSAVEIGSYIVMLFGMWAVIELRLLGALLAGLLVFQLVHTIAPRIERHMSSKRARWLAVVFLATVIVGALTGLTLGIIEHFENDVPSVQKLLDQAMQLIDQARGRIPQFVANYLPVDTEQMKTKAAELMQTHANMLQQSGKTAARAFTHILIGMIIGAIIAVGAQKHMQRLPLSTAFITRVTRFADAFRRIVFAQVKISAINAVFTGIFLLVILPIFHDTLPLSKTLVLVTFIVGLLPVIGNLISNTIIVAVALSVSFPAAIMSLVFLILIHKLEYFLNARIVGGQIEARAWELLIAMLIMEAAFGLPGVVAAPIFYAYIKRELIYLRLV; this is translated from the coding sequence ATGGCCAAGCGGAATCAGGCGCGCGACGACGGGCAGGTGCAGGACCTACGCCCACGCCCGGTCAGGCTGACGAGCGACATGAGCCTGCCGAACCTATCGGCAGTCGAAATTGGCAGTTACATCGTGATGCTGTTCGGCATGTGGGCGGTCATCGAGCTTCGGCTGCTCGGCGCGTTGCTCGCCGGGCTGCTGGTGTTCCAACTGGTTCACACTATCGCGCCGCGCATCGAGCGCCACATGTCGAGCAAGCGGGCGCGTTGGCTCGCGGTGGTGTTCCTGGCTACGGTGATCGTGGGGGCGCTGACGGGGCTCACCCTCGGCATCATCGAGCATTTCGAGAACGACGTGCCGAGCGTGCAGAAGCTGCTCGACCAGGCTATGCAGCTGATCGACCAGGCGCGCGGGCGGATTCCGCAATTCGTTGCCAACTATCTGCCGGTCGATACCGAACAGATGAAGACCAAGGCGGCGGAGCTGATGCAGACGCACGCCAACATGCTGCAGCAAAGCGGCAAGACCGCAGCGCGTGCTTTCACGCATATCCTGATCGGCATGATCATCGGCGCGATCATCGCGGTCGGCGCGCAAAAGCATATGCAGCGGCTGCCCTTGTCCACGGCGTTCATCACGCGCGTGACCCGTTTCGCCGACGCGTTCCGCCGCATCGTGTTCGCCCAGGTGAAGATTTCCGCGATCAACGCGGTCTTCACAGGCATCTTCCTGCTGGTGATCCTGCCGATCTTCCACGACACGCTGCCGTTGTCGAAGACGCTGGTGCTGGTCACGTTCATCGTCGGCTTGCTGCCGGTGATCGGCAATCTGATCTCGAACACGATCATCGTCGCGGTGGCGCTCTCGGTGAGCTTTCCGGCGGCGATCATGTCGCTCGTGTTCCTGATCCTGATTCACAAGCTCGAGTACTTCCTGAATGCGCGCATCGTCGGCGGACAAATCGAGGCGCGCGCCTGGGAATTGCTGATCGCCATGCTCATCATGGAAGCCGCGTTCGGTCTTCCCGGCGTGGTCGCGGCGCCGATTTTCTATGCGTACATCAAGCGGGAGTTGATTTACTTGCGGCTGGTTTGA